DNA sequence from the Orcinus orca chromosome 2, mOrcOrc1.1, whole genome shotgun sequence genome:
aatataaTAGCGGCAATGCTAACCACTGATTCCACGAGATACACTATTTGTCAAAACTTACACAGCTACAGAGTATCGACGATAAATAGTCATTACCAATTAACACAGTTTACTAcagcttttctctttcatttaaacAAGCATATCATTCCCTTTTAAAATCAttctctaaataaatatttagagataGAGAACTCTAAATGAAATAACAGTCCAatgttaaaaactaaaaaaaaaaaatgaatctactCTTACAGTTTGACAGAAATGAATTATTAATAGTGGAAGGGGAAGGGATCAGGAAATAATTTCAAGTTCTCAATGTCCAAAAGTAAATTGCACAGTAAATCAATATGAAATGAAGAGTCCATATAGTTCAATGAACAAAAGGGAAAGTTCATGAGGACAAAGATCACAGTTCAGAGAGAGGCTGGACGAAATTCAGACATGGAGCATCACACTCATTGTTCTTTAATTGGTTGCACAGAAAGGAGCAGCTGGGATGCCATTTAGCTTGCTAGGATGGACGTAATCAATGGGTTGAAGTTGAGATGGAAGtaattctcttttgtaattcagttgctcaGCCAGATGATCCAGAGGTAgccagcattttatttttgtccattGAATTTAAGACTGCATGCACAGCATGAGGAGGTGCTTGGGGATGGATGCCCCTATGAGTGGCCTTGAGTGGGCAAACTCAGAGGTTAACAGATGGTGTGTCAAATGGCCTGGACAGTTGGCACTCAGGAGAGGTACAGAAAAGGGTGACAGTTGTTGGGTCTTGGGAACAAAGGCTTACTCTGAAATGACCTGTCAAAAAGCCTGACAAAGGTAGATCGTACTACCTCTCAAGATAAACTGCCTCTTCTAAATAAGCATGCAGGAAATACTGTCTGGTTGGTGACATAAAAATGCTCCACAAAACATGCAAATTACTGAGTATTAGAAACTGCATTGGCTGCTAGCGCCATGCTGCAAAGACTCCATCATGGGAGCAAACAGCTAAATCACAGATAGCTTCACAGTAAAATCTACATTCACAATACTAATAGGTTTCTAGTGTTAACAAATTATACACAATTATAAGCTCTTAAAATGCAACATACTTATCAAGCAGTTGCAGATAATGAAACATTATCAGCTATCAATAATTTGTTGGCACTTTcacttttgtttataaaatttcCAATACACTGTACCACAGTTATGTGTCTAAACAGTGAGGATGTTAATGGAGTAATGACTGTTCTACTGGCCAGGCGATGGGATCAGTAGTGAATTCAGTGCTTAAAAACAAATGTACAAACCTCTGAAGAGGTGGGACTCCATGTGAGAACTTTTGTTGAACTTACAAATGATGAAGAATGGGCCATGGCCAGCATGCAGCATTATTTCCATTGTCTAGTTCAGATGGAGAACAGGTGCTTTTATTGATCTGTAAACTTACCAATATAATTTTCCACAGTTttaaccttttaaatattttacagtgcTTTTATGCAACTATATTGCTTTTTTGatcactttaaatttaaaacattttcaaaatattatttcctaCTTCACTGTGCCCTAAGCAGGAAGTAAGACTGACATGACAGTGCTTTGGCCTCACTCCATTTTAGGTCACTGACCCCACCATACTCAACCTAACAGTAGTTAATTTAGTGTTATCTAGAACTAATACTGAAAACTATACGCATATCCCTGTCTACATTCAATCATTAAACTACAATAATGCTGGTAAAATGGCAGGCTTAAATCTTACACTAGAAACACCTCTGACAAATATACACAAGCAAAGTATAGAGAACAAAACAGATCAAGAAAAAATTCTTTCTATGAAACATCTGGTAAAACACAtattatttacatatacacaTTGTCAACATAGTCGCATTCATTtgcataattatatattaataacagaaaaacttcACTTCTGCAAAGTACAGTACATCCTTCTTGAAAATGGGGTAAAGGAGGGCTTAAAACAATCTGACGTGTAATTGGGGCACTCAACCCACTTTCTGAGGATTGGCGGCCCGAACTCCTTGCTCATATGTGATCCTTTGTGTAATTAAATATTGAGCAGCCTGTGTTGCAGCTGGTGTTCCAGTAATGGTTACCTTCCGATTCCTTGTGCCAGGTACGAATTCTCCTTTTTTGGAGATCTGTATCCTTGCACCAGTCAACTCCTGGTATTCCACTAATGTTTTCCCTCCTTTGCCAAGTATTGCACCAACTAAGTTTTCTGGCACTGCTATTTCAACTACATCCTTTGATCCATCTGTGGATTTTTCTGTTCCTAGAATGGCACTGGCAGCTAGGGGAGAAGCAGCTCCAAAGTATCCATTGGttgcagcagtagcagcagccaGGCTACCTAATGCGAATGTCCCCGCCGTACCACCAGCTGTGCTGCCACTGGCTGAGGCTTCACTGGCATAGGTGGCCAACAAAttggctgctgctgccgctggaTTGGCACTGGCAGCTGCTGCAGCCAAAGCCCCTGTTGCTGCTGCTTGACTGAGACCTAAACCTAATGTGTTGAGATTGTATCCATAGCTGGCTAATGTATTAAGTGCAGAGGTGATGGCCACCAGGTCATTGCCTGTGAAGCCAGATAAAACTGCTGGAAAGGCTGCAACGCCAGCAAGGTTAGCATGTCCTAATAGCCCTGCGGCTGCTGCAGCGGTTGGTAGAACTTCAGCAGTGTTTGCATAAGGAGATCCCGTTG
Encoded proteins:
- the NOVA1 gene encoding RNA-binding protein Nova-1 isoform X4 encodes the protein MHPMHRGREDGQYFLKVLIPSYAAGSIIGKGGQTIVQLQKETGATIKLSKSKDFYPGTTERVCLIQGTVEALNAVHGFIAEKIREMPQNVAKTEPVSILQPQTTVNPDRIKQVKIIVPNSTAGLIIGKGGATVKAIMEQSGAWVQLSQKPDGINLQERVVTVSGEPEQNRKAVELIIQKIQEDPQSGSCLNISYANVTGPVANSNPTGSPYANTAEVLPTAAAAAGLLGHANLAGVAAFPAVLSGFTGNDLVAITSALNTLASYGYNLNTLGLGLSQAAATGALAAAAASANPAAAAANLLATYASEASASGSTAGGTAGTFALGSLAAATAATNGYFGAASPLAASAILGTEKSTDGSKDVVEIAVPENLVGAILGKGGKTLVEYQELTGARIQISKKGEFVPGTRNRKVTITGTPAATQAAQYLITQRITYEQGVRAANPQKVG
- the NOVA1 gene encoding RNA-binding protein Nova-1 isoform X3 translates to MHPMHRGREDGQYFLKVLIPSYAAGSIIGKGGQTIVQLQKETGATIKLSKSKDFYPGTTERVCLIQGTVEALNAVHGFIAEKIREMPQNVAKTEPVSILQPQTTVNPDRIKQTLPSSPTTTKSSPSDPMTTSRANQVKIIVPNSTAGLIIGKGGATVKAIMEQSGAWVQLSQKPDGINLQERVVTVSGEPEQNRKAVELIIQKIQEDPQSGSCLNISYANVTGPVANSNPTGSPYANTAEVLPTAAAAAGLLGHANLAGVAAFPAVLSGFTGNDLVAITSALNTLASYGYNLNTLGLGLSQAAATGALAAAAASANPAAAAANLLATYASEASASGSTAGGTAGTFALGSLAAATAATNGYFGAASPLAASAILGTEKSTDGSKDVVEIAVPENLVGAILGKGGKTLVEYQELTGARIQISKKGEFVPGTRNRKVTITGTPAATQAAQYLITQRITYEQGVRAANPQKVG
- the NOVA1 gene encoding RNA-binding protein Nova-1 isoform X5 → MPQNVAKTEPVSILQPQTTVNPDRIKQTLPSSPTTTKSSPSDPMTTSRANQVKIIVPNSTAGLIIGKGGATVKAIMEQSGAWVQLSQKPDGINLQERVVTVSGEPEQNRKAVELIIQKIQEDPQSGSCLNISYANVTGPVANSNPTGSPYANTAEVLPTAAAAAGLLGHANLAGVAAFPAVLSGFTGNDLVAITSALNTLASYGYNLNTLGLGLSQAAATGALAAAAASANPAAAAANLLATYASEASASGSTAGGTAGTFALGSLAAATAATNGYFGAASPLAASAILGTEKSTDGSKDVVEIAVPENLVGAILGKGGKTLVEYQELTGARIQISKKGEFVPGTRNRKVTITGTPAATQAAQYLITQRITYEQGVRAANPQKVG
- the NOVA1 gene encoding RNA-binding protein Nova-1 isoform X2, coding for MMAAAPIQQNGTHTGVPIDLDPPDSRKRPLEAPPEAGSTKRTNTGEDGQYFLKVLIPSYAAGSIIGKGGQTIVQLQKETGATIKLSKSKDFYPGTTERVCLIQGTVEALNAVHGFIAEKIREMPQNVAKTEPVSILQPQTTVNPDRIKQVKIIVPNSTAGLIIGKGGATVKAIMEQSGAWVQLSQKPDGINLQERVVTVSGEPEQNRKAVELIIQKIQEDPQSGSCLNISYANVTGPVANSNPTGSPYANTAEVLPTAAAAAGLLGHANLAGVAAFPAVLSGFTGNDLVAITSALNTLASYGYNLNTLGLGLSQAAATGALAAAAASANPAAAAANLLATYASEASASGSTAGGTAGTFALGSLAAATAATNGYFGAASPLAASAILGTEKSTDGSKDVVEIAVPENLVGAILGKGGKTLVEYQELTGARIQISKKGEFVPGTRNRKVTITGTPAATQAAQYLITQRITYEQGVRAANPQKVG